In a single window of the Sander lucioperca isolate FBNREF2018 chromosome 19, SLUC_FBN_1.2, whole genome shotgun sequence genome:
- the cx43 gene encoding gap junction alpha-1 protein, with amino-acid sequence MGDWSALGRLLDKVQAYSTAGGKVWLSVLFIFRILVLGTAVESAWGDEQSAFKCNTQQPGCENVCYDKSFPISHVRFWVLQIIFVSTPTLLYLAHVFYLNRKEQKFNRKEEELKAVQNDGGDVDIPLKKIEMKKLKYGIEEHGKVKMKGALLRTYIVSIFFKSMFEVGFLVIQWYIYGFSLSAVYTCERSPCPHRVDCFLSRPTEKTVFIIFMLVVSLVSLLLNVIELFYVFFKRIKDRVKGKQPPILYPSAGTLSPTPKELSTTKYAYYNGCSSPTAPLSPMSPPGYKLATGERGTGSCRNYNKQANEQNWANYSTEQNRLGQNGAGSTISNSHAQAFDFPDDTQEHKKLSSTAGHEMQPLALMDARPCSRASSRMSSRARPDDLDV; translated from the coding sequence ATGGGGGACTGGAGTGCTCTGGGCCGTCTGCTGGACAAGGTCCAGGCCTACTCTACTGCCGGGGGGAAGGTCTGGCTGTCGGTCCTCTTCATCTTCAGGATCCTGGTCCTGGGCACTGCAGTGGAATCAGCCTGGGGAGACGAGCAGTCTGCATTCAAATGTAACACGCAGCAGCCTGGTTGTGAGAACGTCTGCTATGACAAATCTTTCCCCATCTCCCATGTCCGCTTCTGGGTCCTCCAGATCATCTTTGTGTCAACGCCCACACTTCTCTACCTGGCTCATGTCTTCTACCTGAACAGGAAGGAACAGAAATTCaacagaaaggaggaggagctTAAAGCCGTGCAAAATGACGGCGGCGATGTCGACATCCCGCTGAAGAAAATTGAGATGAAAAAGCTAAAGTATGGCATTGAGGAGCACGGTAAAGTGAAGATGAAAGGGGCCCTGCTCAGAACCTATATAGTCAGCATTTTCTTCAAGTCTATGTTCGAGGTGGGCTTCCTGGTCATCCAGTGGTACATTTATGGCTTCAGCCTTTCTGCAGTCTACACCTGTGAGAGGTCCCCATGCCCCCACAGGGTGGACTGTTTCCTGTCCCGTCCCACAGAGAAGACggtcttcatcatcttcatgcTGGTGGTCTCGCTGGTGTCCCTGCTGCTCAACGTCATTGAGCTTTTCTATGTGTTTTTTAAGAGGATCAAAGATCGTGTGAAGGGCAAACAGCCGCCCATCCTCTACCCTAGTGCAGGCACATTGAGCCCCACCCCTAAAGAGCTGTCCACCACCAAGTACGCCTACTATAACGGTTGTTCCTCCCCGACTGCCCCGCTCTCACCCATGTCCCCCCCAGGCTACAAACTGGCCACAGGGGAGCGTGGAACCGGCTCATGCCGCAATTATAATAAGCAGGCCAATGAGCAGAACTGGGCCAACTACTCCACAGAGCAAAACCGGCTCGGCCAGAATGGTGCAGGAAGCACTATTTCAAACTCCCATGCCCAAGCCTTTGACTTCCCAGATGACACCCAAGAGCATAAGAAACTTTCCTCAACAGCAGGACACGAGATGCAGCCGCTGGCGCTGATGGACGCCAGGCCGTGTAGCCGGGCCAGCAGCCGGATGAGCAGCCGAGCCAGGCCAGACGACCTGGACGTGTAA